The Aliiroseovarius sediminilitoris region CATGTCTGGCGTCACCAATACCAACCGGAGCCACCGATCAAGACCCAGCGGCAATCGCATATTGGTGTGGTTGAACATGGCCGAACCGTTCAGAATGACCTCGAAAAGGATCACGCCCAGGGCTGGTGCGCCCAGAAGGTAAACCATACCGATCTTGATGACCATGGACGCTGCGATCTCGGCTGGATGAAACCGAAGTGCAGTGGTGACATCAAAATCTCGGTCGGCGTGATGCACTCGGTGCATCCGCCACAAGACGGGCACCTTGTGAAACACGACATGTTGCGCCCAGATCGCCAGATCAAGGATCAGCATGGCCGCGATGACCTCGACCCACGCGGGAAAATCTACCGTGTTGAAGACCCCCCAGCCCTGTGCTTCCGCATCCAGCGCAGCGCCAACCGCCAGCAATGGCATCAACAGTGCCATCAGGCGCAGGGTCAGGCTGTCGATCACGATGATTGACAGGTTTGTAAACCAGCGCGTCTGCCGTGGCTGTGTGCGGGGGCGACGCGGCACCTTGGCCTCGATAATCGCGAACAGTGCGAACAGGCCAAGAAAGGTGCCCAGCCGAAGAATGAGTTCGTATTCCATGGGGTGAATTTATGGACTGCCACACCAAGCGCAAGACAAATTCGCGCGATATGGCGTGTTGCGTCGATCAGGCGCGGATCAGTGACCCCGCACCGAGATCGGTATAAAGCTCCAACAAGCAGGCATTGGGCGCGCGACCATCAAGGATAACCACCGCCCTTACGCCGCCATCAATCGCGGCCAGCGCGGTTTCGGTCTTGGGTATCATCCCGCCCGCAATCACGCCAGAGGCAGTCATGTCGCGGATTTGCACAGGCGTCAGTTGGGTCAGAACCGCGCCATCGGCGTTCTTCACACCTTCGACATCCGTCAAAAGAAGCAGGCGATCCGCCTTCAGACCAGCCGCAATCGCCCCGGCCATCGTGTCGCCGTTTATGTTGTAAGTCTCGCCATTCCGACCAGCACCCAGGGGGGCGATCACCGGAATCGTTTCTGCCGCGGCAAGATCATGCAGGATCGACACATCCACTTCGGAGGGTGTTCCAACGAATCCAAGATCCGGGTTCGTCTGATCGCAAGTGACAAGTCCCGCATCTTTGCCGGACAGGCCCACAGCCTTGCCGCCCTCGGCGTTGATGGCTTGCACGATCCGCTTGTTGACCGCGCCGGACAGAACCATCTCGACCACCTCAACTGTGGCCGCATCCGTCACGCGCTTGCCGTTCACAAACTCGCTTTTGATCTGCAACCGATCCAGCATCGCGTTGATCATCGGCCCGCCGCCATGCACGACCACGGGTTTTACACCCACCTGACGCATCAGGACAATGTCGCGCGCAAAGCTGGCCATCGCCTCGTCATCGCCCATGGCATTGCCGCCAAACTTGATAACGACGGTTGCGCCGGTATAGCGCTGCAAATAGGGCAGGGCTTGGGACAGGGTGCGCGCTGTGGCGATCCAATCGCGGTTCATATCTTGGGTCTTCATTCCAATATCCTCGTGCCCCACCGTGTTAGAGCCTTGGTTCCTCCATGCCAAGTCCCATTGCGCGCGGCCGGTGTGCTGATAGGGTTGCGGCGAAACCGACCGAGGGAACCCTGATCATGGCTGATAGACAAAAGACCCTTTTGCTGACGGGGGCCAGCCGTGGCATTGGCCACGCAACCGTGCGTCGGTTCAATCTGGAGGGCTGGCGGGTGATCACCTGTTCGCGGCACCCTATCCCCGAGGAATGCCCATGGGGTGGGGCCGGTGAAGATCACGTGCAACTGGATTTGTCCGACCCCGCCGACACGATCAATGCGGTCGGGGTCATTCAGGACAAGCTGGACGGCCGGTTGGATGCATTGGTCAACAATGCCGGCATTTCACCGAAAGGACCGGATGGTGAGCGATTGAGCACATTGAACACAGACCTGATGGACTGGGGCAAGGTGTTTCACGTCAATTTCTTCGCCTCGGTCGTTCTGGCCCGAGGGTTGAAGGATGAACTGGCCGCCGCGAAGGGTGCGGTTGTGAATGTGACATCAATCGCGGGTGTCCGCGTTCATCCGTTTGCCGGTGCAGCCTATGCAACATCGAAGGCCGCATTGGCCGCGCTGACCCGTGAAATGGCGCATGATTTCGGCCCGCTAGGAGTGCGTGTGAACGCCATTGCGCCGGGTGAAGTCGAAACCTCGATCCTGTCGCCTGGGACCGACAAGATTGTCGAGAAGGTGCCAATGCGGCGATTGGGCCAGCCGGAAGAAGTCGCCGCCGCGATCTATTTCCTGTGTTCGGATGACAGCTCTTACATCTCGGGAACCGAGATTGAAGTGAACGGCGCACAACACGTCTGATTGCACGTTAGTCCAGCGTGGCGATGATTGCGCGCAAGGTTTCGATCCCCAGTCCTTTGTCGGACGAGGTCAGCACCAGTTCGGGAAAGGCAGCCGGGTGTTTGGACAACGCGCCACGCACCTGGGCCAAGATATTCTCGCGATCTTTTTCTTTCACCTTGTCGGCTTTGGTCAAAACCGCCTGAAAGGTCACGGCGGATTGGTCCAGGAGCGACATGATCTCGTCATCTACGGGTTTCACGCCGTGACGCGCATCGATCAAGACGAAGGCCCGCCGCAAGTTCTGTCGGCCCGAGAGGTAGGACTTCAACAGTCGCTGCCATTTCTCGACCACCTTTACCGGCGCATTGGCATAGCCATAGCCCGGAAGGTCCACCAGATAGGGGCCATCAGTTGTCGTGAAGAAGTTGATTTCCTGCGTGCGGCCAGGTGTATTCGATGCGCGCGCCAACCCTTTGCGTCCGGTCAGGGCATTGATCAGGCTGGACTTTCCAACATTGGAGCGCCCCGCGAAACACACCTCGATCCGATCCGGTGCCGGCAAGCCGTCCATCGCGACCACACCTTTCAGGAAATCGGTTTCGGCCGCGAACAAAAGGCGTCCGGCCTCACGATCCTGTTGATCGGGCTCGTCTGCAAGGGGAAAGGGAAGCTGGTTCATGCGATGACCTCGACCGGGCTGTCGACGTGAACACGACCGGGTTTGGTGACATAGCCATAGACGCCGAATTCCTGATGGTCCCAGCCTTGATTCAACGCGCCCAAGGTGTCGGCATCGCGTTGGCCGGTGCGCGGGTTGGCAGCGGTGGCAAGGCACCGTGTGATTTCTTCCCTGACCTCTATCTCGACCTCACCGACACGAACGGTTTTACCGACCCAGTCCTTCTCCTCCCACGCGTCAAAGCCTGTCAGGAACAGGTTTCCACGCCAGCGCAGCGGCGACAATTCTTGCCCAAGCTGCTTTTCGACCGCGGCATGAGAGGCCAGATTGATCAGCGAGACCGACGGAAAATCCGTGTCTGTCATGCCGCGATCCGCCTTCACGATGCGGACGGGTGCTGCCCGATTTGCTGGGCAAAGGGGGATGACCCATTCGATGAACCGTGCGTGATCCTCGGCTCGGTCGGGGTTGAATGTGACGCCGGGCTGACTTGGATGGGTTAGCGTGACCGTGTTACTGGCAGCATCAAAACTGGCCTCCAAAGCCATCAAAGACGGCGCCTTCGCCCCGCGCGAAAAGTTTGAACATGGCACCCATCTGTTGGAATGTTCTAACTTGGTAGCCTCATGTGCCACGGCCCAATGACGATCATAGGGCAGACATTCGTCTGCCCTAAGCGTCACGTGCAAAAGGGGTTCACGCCCGTGCGACTTGATCGGATGCCGCCAGATTTCGGCGACATGCGCCATTATCCCACGTCCTTCGACTTGCGTTTGAAGGTTTTCAATACATTGCCCAGCACATTGGGCTTGTGCCCGTGGCTGCGCATGATGGTGTATTGCTGGATAAAGGTGATCGTGTTGTTTGCAATCCAGTAAACCACAAGGCCCGATGCAAACTGTCCCAGCATGAACATGAACACCCATGGCATCCACGCAAAGATCATTGCCTGAGTCGGGTCGGTGGGCGCGGGGTTCAGCTTCTGTTGCAACCACATCGAGATACCAAGGATAATCGGCAACACACCCAGAGACGCGATCGCCAGCAGGCTTTCCGGCCCCGGAGGCGCAAAAGGCAATAGGCCAAACAGGTTCAGGATCGAGCTGGGATCGGGCGCAGAAAGGTCTTTGATCCAACCGATCCAGGGCGCGTGACGCAGCTCCAGCGTCACGAAGATCACTTTATAGAGCGAGAAGAAGATCGGGATCTGAAGCAGGATGGGCAGACAGCCCGAGGCCGGGTTGACCTTTTCCTTCTTGTAAAGCTCCATCATTTCTTGCTGAAGTTTTGCCCGGTCATCGCCGGCACGTTCTTTCAGCTTCTCCATCTCAGGCTGAAGCTCTTTCATCTTCGCCATCGAGACATAGGATTTATAGGCGAGCGGGAACAAGATTGCCTTGATCACAAGTGTCAGACCGATAATCGCCCAACCCATATTTCCGATCACGCCGTTCAACCAGTGAAGGACGGCGAAAATCGGTTTTGTCAGAAAGAAGAACCAGCCCCAATCAATCGAGTCGATGAATTTATAGATGCCGTCTTCGTTCTGATAGGCGCGGATGGTTTCCCATTCTTTCGCACCGGCGAACAGCCGGGTCTCGACACTGGCCGAGGCACCGGGCGCGACGTCCTGCGTCGGCATTCTGATCTGTGTCTGATAAATGTCCGATTTTTCGGCATAGCGCACGACAGAGGTGAAGTCCTGACCCGGTTCCGGGATCAGCGTGGTCATCCAATAGTGATCGGTGAAGCCGATCCAGCCATTTTCTTCCACTTGAGCCACGTCGGCCCGCGCGCCTTCGCGTTCGTCAAATGAAAGATCGGCCACATCGGAATAGTCGGTTTCTTCCAGTTCTTTATCGACCTGACGAATGACGCCTTCATGTAGGATAAAAAATCCTTTCAGGTTCGACGGTTCACCGTGACGCGCCAACACACCATAAGGTGCCATGCGGTGGGCGGTATTGCTTGTGTTCTCGACCGACTGATTGATGGTGAACATGAAGTTTTCGTCGACGGAGACAGTGCGACGGAACACCAGCCCATTGCCATTATCCCAGCGCAACGTAACCGGCGTTTCCGGCGTCAGTTTGGTGCCGGTTTCCACTGTCCAGATGGTGGTTGGACCGGGGACGTCTTCCAATGTCGTCTGTCCGCCCGGTGTCCAGCCATACAGGGCGTAATACGCCTCGGCCTCGCCCGTGGGGCGCAGCAGTTTGACGATGTCACTGTCTTTCGACAGCTCGACGCGATAATCTTTCAGCTTAAGGTCATCCAGGCGTCCGCCAAGTAGGGAAATCGATCCGGCGAGCTCGGGCGTGTCGATTTCGACGCGGCCAACATTGGCCTGTTCGGCCGA contains the following coding sequences:
- a CDS encoding sterol desaturase family protein; this encodes MEYELILRLGTFLGLFALFAIIEAKVPRRPRTQPRQTRWFTNLSIIVIDSLTLRLMALLMPLLAVGAALDAEAQGWGVFNTVDFPAWVEVIAAMLILDLAIWAQHVVFHKVPVLWRMHRVHHADRDFDVTTALRFHPAEIAASMVIKIGMVYLLGAPALGVILFEVILNGSAMFNHTNMRLPLGLDRWLRLVLVTPDMHRVHHSIHRDETDSNYGFCLSIWDRMFKTYTDQPRDGHDDMVIGLEWQDDNPSKLGWSLLLPFRRK
- the argB gene encoding acetylglutamate kinase; the protein is MKTQDMNRDWIATARTLSQALPYLQRYTGATVVIKFGGNAMGDDEAMASFARDIVLMRQVGVKPVVVHGGGPMINAMLDRLQIKSEFVNGKRVTDAATVEVVEMVLSGAVNKRIVQAINAEGGKAVGLSGKDAGLVTCDQTNPDLGFVGTPSEVDVSILHDLAAAETIPVIAPLGAGRNGETYNINGDTMAGAIAAGLKADRLLLLTDVEGVKNADGAVLTQLTPVQIRDMTASGVIAGGMIPKTETALAAIDGGVRAVVILDGRAPNACLLELYTDLGAGSLIRA
- a CDS encoding SDR family NAD(P)-dependent oxidoreductase, yielding MADRQKTLLLTGASRGIGHATVRRFNLEGWRVITCSRHPIPEECPWGGAGEDHVQLDLSDPADTINAVGVIQDKLDGRLDALVNNAGISPKGPDGERLSTLNTDLMDWGKVFHVNFFASVVLARGLKDELAAAKGAVVNVTSIAGVRVHPFAGAAYATSKAALAALTREMAHDFGPLGVRVNAIAPGEVETSILSPGTDKIVEKVPMRRLGQPEEVAAAIYFLCSDDSSYISGTEIEVNGAQHV
- the yihA gene encoding ribosome biogenesis GTP-binding protein YihA/YsxC, giving the protein MNQLPFPLADEPDQQDREAGRLLFAAETDFLKGVVAMDGLPAPDRIEVCFAGRSNVGKSSLINALTGRKGLARASNTPGRTQEINFFTTTDGPYLVDLPGYGYANAPVKVVEKWQRLLKSYLSGRQNLRRAFVLIDARHGVKPVDDEIMSLLDQSAVTFQAVLTKADKVKEKDRENILAQVRGALSKHPAAFPELVLTSSDKGLGIETLRAIIATLD
- a CDS encoding MOSC domain-containing protein, whose amino-acid sequence is MMAHVAEIWRHPIKSHGREPLLHVTLRADECLPYDRHWAVAHEATKLEHSNRWVPCSNFSRGAKAPSLMALEASFDAASNTVTLTHPSQPGVTFNPDRAEDHARFIEWVIPLCPANRAAPVRIVKADRGMTDTDFPSVSLINLASHAAVEKQLGQELSPLRWRGNLFLTGFDAWEEKDWVGKTVRVGEVEIEVREEITRCLATAANPRTGQRDADTLGALNQGWDHQEFGVYGYVTKPGRVHVDSPVEVIA
- the yidC gene encoding membrane protein insertase YidC — its product is MDDQNKNLILATVLSFLVITGWMIMFPPAEPVESTTPTEQVTDEGQVVPALPDTNSAAATAATTTDVSAEQANVGRVEIDTPELAGSISLLGGRLDDLKLKDYRVELSKDSDIVKLLRPTGEAEAYYALYGWTPGGQTTLEDVPGPTTIWTVETGTKLTPETPVTLRWDNGNGLVFRRTVSVDENFMFTINQSVENTSNTAHRMAPYGVLARHGEPSNLKGFFILHEGVIRQVDKELEETDYSDVADLSFDEREGARADVAQVEENGWIGFTDHYWMTTLIPEPGQDFTSVVRYAEKSDIYQTQIRMPTQDVAPGASASVETRLFAGAKEWETIRAYQNEDGIYKFIDSIDWGWFFFLTKPIFAVLHWLNGVIGNMGWAIIGLTLVIKAILFPLAYKSYVSMAKMKELQPEMEKLKERAGDDRAKLQQEMMELYKKEKVNPASGCLPILLQIPIFFSLYKVIFVTLELRHAPWIGWIKDLSAPDPSSILNLFGLLPFAPPGPESLLAIASLGVLPIILGISMWLQQKLNPAPTDPTQAMIFAWMPWVFMFMLGQFASGLVVYWIANNTITFIQQYTIMRSHGHKPNVLGNVLKTFKRKSKDVG